One Candidatus Binatia bacterium genomic window, ATAGTCGCCATCAAAGGCCAAATCCAGCCCCTCGTCGTAGAGATCTTCCTTGTTCGAGTCGTCTGCCATGTCTGAAGTATTACTTCAGAACAGCCTGCCGCGCATCTATTTTCCCGAAAGAGTCTTTTCAGAGTTCCCGATTTTTCAAATATTGCGATATCAGGCGGGTTCCCTCTCGGAGAGCCCGGTGTCGGTCCCGGAAAACCCGCTCTCTTACCCACTCGCCCTCATCCCAGGCGTCAAAGGAAGATTCCTTGCCGAGTCGCAGTTCCACGATCTTCTCGCCGGGAGGATCTCCTGTCGCAATGGCCCTTATGGAGACGCCGGAGTCGACGAGAACTCCGAGGGCCCACGGTGGAAGGCGGAGAAACTTTCGCGTCTTTTCGAGTTGTTCCTTTTTTGCCCGGGATTCCACGGGGCAAAGGTAGCCCCACTCCCCGGGAGCCGGATTGGCGTCGCGAATCAAACTCATATTGGAATCCGAGAGTTCCGACCGTGCGCGATCCTCGTCAAATCCCTGACCGACTGCGAAGATGGACTCACCGAGGATACGCTCGGGGGGAATGACTTTCGGCCCCGACGATCGCTGCTTGCCTCCACTTTTCCCGGTATCTATCCACCAACGTGATTCGACGTCGACGTCCTTGGGTGGATTTTCTTTGGGATCCTTCATGTTCTACCGCGATTGCCAGAATGTGGCGCGCCGATCAAGGCCTCCGGGCGGAGCTGGTTCACCCTCTTCGTCAGCCGCTGCTCCCGTGGACTGCTTCCCGATCACATAGGGGCCGATCTCGGCCACGATTCGCGTAGGTGTGCCCTCGAGAATCAGCTCTCTTGGAAGAGGTACATCGCGTGCCATTTGGCTCAGTGAGGTTCGCTCGAGAAGAATATAGGGGGTCTGCGTCGGGTCGGCGATGACTGGAGGCAGCGTTTGCCGACGTCCGTAGTAGGCGATGCGGTGGCGGACATTCTCGGTGGTTCGGATGGGCATATCAATCGGTACAAGTCTTCGTGTGAAGCGCCCGGTTTCACGAGCGGCCCAGCTTTCATGCGATCGTCGGGCGATTTCTCCGGGTGATAGCGCCAGTACGACGAGTAGAATCGAAACAGATACGCCGAGCGCGAAAAAGGCATTCTTTCGCGAGACGTTTTCGATTGCCCAGATGCACGGGACGGCGATTGAAACGCAAAGTCCGACAAAAAGGCTGGACCACTGTCCGGTAAAAATAACTTCGAGCAGCGAGCAGAAGAGCCAGATCCCGATGAATCGGGGGGATCCCTGCCATTGCCAGTCTGCCGGGCGAAAGGCTATCCCCAGGGCCACGACGGGCAGTAACGGGAGAAACACCAGCAAGCCGAGGAGAAAACTGACCGGGTCCTGGGCCGCGGGAAAGCCCCCAATGCCCATCGCGAGGGCATCCTGCAGTTGGCTTCCGTGGGCCACCAGAATCCCCACGCTGAGCAACGAGAGGATCGCGGCCGATATCAGGGTTACGGCCATCAGCATCATGGTGTTCCGGAAGGTCAGACCTCGAAGGCGCTGCAGCCAGATCGCGGTGAACAGCAGCAGCCAAAGAGCTGGATAACCGACCAATGCGAAACTCGCGCCGATCGCCATGCCGGCATAAACGCCGGCGAGTCGGGAGACCGCCAGCACGCGAATCGCGCGGAGCGCCAAAAAGCTGGTCAGCAGATAAAATGGGGCTACCGAGAGTTGGGCGCCCAAAAGTGCGCGGCCGCTGGACGTGGCAAAAAGCAGGATGACGGCCAGAATTCCGACGCGTGTCGAGTAGAGTCGTTCCCCCAATCGAAGCAGGACGGACATGGCCGCAACCCCTGCCAGCAGGCCGAGGATCCGCAATTGGAATTCGTTGCTGCCCACGATGCTCCTGCCCATAGCGGCCAGTGCGATGCCGGCCGTGGTGAGTGGTCCTTGAGCGATCATGCTGCTTGCGGGATGATCCGAGAGATGACGGACGGCGAGAGCCAGAGAGGCCTCGCTTTCTACGAGGGGACTCCGCACGGGTGCGATGTTCAGGATGACGAAGAGGCCAATCAAGGGCACCAGAAACGTAGCGAGGGTTAGCGGCAGCCTCGGGCCACGGCGGGGTTTCGCAGGAATAAGAAGTTTTGCCACGTTGGATTTCCGTTGAATCTTCTCCGGCATACCACGAGTCGGGTGCCCGGAGGTAGTCTGATTAAATTTACTTGCCAGACCAGCGATGGATCGCCTGCCGAGCGGCTCGGGCCAGGCTGGGGTCTTTGGATTCGGCGGCCTTTTCGAGGGCATCGCGCCCTTGATAGAGGTGGAGTTTTCCGATGGTGGCCGCGGAAGCCCTGCGCACGCCGGGCACGGGATCGGTGTTCAAAATCGACACCAGCTTGCGCGCGAGCGCGTCCTTGTCTCCTACTGGAATCTCGGTTGTGGTCAGAGTGGTGAGGGCCGAAAGGCGGCCATGCCCATCGGGATCATCAAGCCGTTCGCGTGCCAATTCGTGAAGGCCCTCGGCGCGGAGGTCGCGCAGGCAGTATAGAGCCATTCGGCGCAGGGTCGCGCCGGGCCCTCGAGTCGCTTGCCGAAGTTCCTCCTGAACGGAAGCAGATTCACGCGCGATCGCGCAGGTGATTTCAGCGGCCGCCCATCGACTATCCCCGTCTTCTGCGGCCAGCATTTCCTGAATGGGCGGCCAGATTTTGGAGTTTTCGGGTGAAAATTTCCCAAGAGTATAAGCCGCGCCCCACCGAAGTTCCGGGTCAGCGCTGCGGAGAGCTTTCTCGAGGGCCTCGACGATCGCGGGCGAATTTGCTGCCAGAGCTTGCAAGGATTCGGAGAGGCGTCGCTGCTCGGATCGGCTGATTCCCGCCAGGCAGGCGACCAGTTCGACGGCACACTCGGGGGGAATTTGCTGATCGCTGATCTCTGCAAGAAAGTCCGTAATCGCAAACGGCAACCGTGATCGCTCGCGGGCGTCCCTTGCGGCGAGTTTACGCAAGGGATCCAGCACCTCGGCGCTGGCAAACTTCAAACGGCTGCCCTCAGGGCGCGAACAAGGAGATCTTCGAGACTCGTGGCATCCATGCCGAGAGCGTAGCAATCGGGAGCGGTGAAGAGCTTGTGCAGAATACGATGCAGGGAATCGGGAGTGGCCGACTGTCCTCGCAGGGCTCGGACAAGTTTCTCGGGGAAGTTCGGAGGTGCCAGAAAATCGCCACCGACAAAGATGTCGGCAACAAGTCCTTCGTGAACCTGGATGGCAGCCACGACGGGCCCCAGACGCCCCTCAACTTGTACGCAAGGTGCATCCACTGATTTGGAATGCGGCCGATCGTCAATTTGTTCCTCGCCCCAGCGCTCGAGGCTGGAGGCGTCGCAGACTCCGACCCCGAGTCCCAGAATTTCGGCGTAGGCGCTTCCGAGCGGTCCCAGAGCGGCATTCGGGGGAAGGTGGGCCTCGCTGGAGTGACCGAGACGTTCGAGCGTCGTGGATTCCTCAGGCGTCCAGACCAGGGATGGGACGATTCCCTTCGGATCGATCTGGTCGAGTCTGAGCATGGTTTCGGAGAGGCTGGTGGTTTGTGCCAGCAAGATCTGGATGAGCAATGCCCCGCCGGGATCTTCGCGGAAACCGAGATGAGCAAGACGTTGTTGCTGCACCGTGATGAAATCAAGGCCCGGATAGACAGGGTCGATTCGCATCGTGCGGAGCCAGGCGAGAACCCCCCGTACGCCGCGGTTGAGGATCTGTTCGGGACGTAGCGAGTCTCCGAGGACTGCTCGTTGGGGGAGACTCAAGGTGATGGCAAGAAATCCCTCGCCAGCAGCAACCGCGCGTCCGCCGGTATGGCGTCGCCAGACCCGGTGCCTCGCATCGGGTAGTTCGGGGTGAAATGGGCCGAGAGATAATAATTGGCCGTGGAGGGCCGAGACGTGAAGGTGAATTTCACCCAGGCGTGCCCTTGCCAAAAGCGCCTGTTCTCGGAGCCGCTGGGCTCGGGGACCGACCTGGCGAGCCGAGCTGAGTAGAAGTGTGTCCTGAAGGGCTGGCATCTTTAACCTAGGGATATCGGATCGATCGCTCGCAGGGTAGGGCGTTCCCTTGCGGGTCGCGCTGGCCGGGTCTACCAGAGAGGGAGAGAAGTTCGGGAAGCAACCCAAGGAGATGACCGATGGCCGAAAACGACAGCCCCGCCAATACCCCGCTCGACGTGCATGCCGAGGGGTGGTCTGTGCTCCATATATATTACCGGATCGATCGGGCGCTCTGGACGAGCCTTGATGAAAAGGAGCAGGAAGAGGGCCTTGAAGAATTCATGGCCTTGCTTGTGGCAGCGGAGCAGGAAACGGACCTGCAGGTGGTTGCCCAAGGTGTGATCGGCAAGGCCGACTTTGGTCTGGTGGTAATTCATCCGAAGATCGAACGGGTTCAGAGGCTCACCCAGGAGGTGTCCGCCACGATATTGGGGGCCTGCTTCGAGACAGTCTATTCCTATCTCTCCATTTCCGAGGTCAGCGAGTATCAGACCAGCACGGGAGAGTTCGCCCGCAAATTGATCGATGAGGAAGGGCTGGCTCCCGCGACCGAAGAGTTTCAGCAAAAACTCGGCGCTTTCTCCGAGCGGATGGGGCATTATGCCAAGGCCCGCCTCTATCCCGAGCTGCCGGGCAAGGACAAACCCGTGATTTGTTTTTACCCGATGAGCAAGCAGCGCGGTGAGCGTTTCAATTGGTATGCGCTCTCTCTGGCCGAGCGCAAGCGGTTGATGGGCGAGCATGCCACGTCGGGTCGCCGATACGCGGGGCGTATCCAGCAGCTGGTCACGAGTTCCACGGGGATCGACGACTGGGAGTGGGGCGTCACGCTCTTCTCCAAGGACCTCAAAGCGATCCGCGATATTGTCTATGAGCTTCGCTACGACGAGGGCAGCACTTTTTACGGGTTGTTTGGTGAGTTCTATATCGGTGTGCGCATCGAGCCTCTGGATCTTGCCAAGGCTCTGCAACTCTAGGGACTGCGCCGAAGTGAAACAGATCCAGATGTACACGGATGGCTCCTGCCACGGGAACCCCGGACCGGGAGGTTGGGGTGCGATTCTGAAATGGGAGGGTCGCGAGCGCGAGTTGTCCGGAGGTGCCGACGCTACCACGAACAATCAGATGGAGCTGATGGCCGTGATCGAGGGACTGAAGGCGCTGCGCGAATCCTGTGATGTCGAGGTCTTTACGGATTCAAAATACGTCATGGACGGTATGAAGTCCTGGATTCATGGATGGAAAAAGCGCGGTTGGAAGACGGCAAACAAGCAGCCAGTAAAGAATATCGAATATTGGCAGTCTCTGGATCGGGAAGTTGCGCGGCATACGGTCACCTGGACTTGGGTCAAGGGCCATTCGGGTCATCCGGAAAATGAGCGAGCGGATTTACTGGCCAACGAGCAGGCATCGCGCCACGGCTGATTCCCTGCAGCCCTAGAAGCGCAGAAGCGGCATCCCGAAGAAAACCTGCAACGCCGCGAGGAGCAGGGCGATCATGCCGATCAACGGGTGGAGCGTGCGCGCACGGGGGTCTTCGGGTACTCGCCGCGAGAGCAAGGCGCCGGTGCTGAGCAAGACAATGACAGCGACCCCGATGCGGAAATGCCAGCCGCTGGCGATATCCAGATCGGGGCGCCAAAGCCATGTCGAGACGATTCCCATGAAGAAGGCCAGGAGCGTGACACCGTAGGCCAATGGTGCGGCCTGGGCATGCCTGGGACGCAGATGCTCTCCGCGCCTTTCACGCGAGCGCAGGCCGAAGCTCGCGGCACGAAGGAGAAGGGCCAGGGCGATGAGCCCAATGATGGGGTGGATATAGGCCATGAGACGATCGACATTGGAGATCATCCCGGACCTTCCCGTCTGAACGGTTCCGGTGTTATTCCGAAGGGTCGCCGGCGCACGTGTCGCTCTGCTAGAAGAATCGGAGAAAGGATATTGATATGATTCATGTGATAGCGACAATCCCTGTCCAGGCGGGCAAGGGAGAGGAATTCGAAGGGATTTTCAACGAATTGGGCGCTCAGGTGCGCGCCAACGAGCCGGGCTGCCAACGGTATGAGTTCTGCAAGTCTCTGGACCGGCCGGACCATTATGTCGTGGTGGAACTTTACGCGGATCAGGAATCTTTCGACGCCCACGGCAAGACCGAATACTTTCGGGCCGCGGGCAAGAAATTTGGCGGCCTGATGGCTGGTGCCCCGGATATTCAGATCGTAGTGCAGGACTAGATTCTCGCGCAACACGACTTCGTTCGCCAGATCGGCCCTGCTGTTTTTCCAGTTGGAGAACGATTTGGCGGACGGAGGTTGTGTTCTTTCCGAAGCCTCGTTCATGAATTGGTCTTGAGTTGCCCTCGGACCCACGAGCCGCCATCCGGGTCATGCAAGACTTCGCCGACGCCCCCCGGGTACTCGATTTCGATGGCAACAGGTGCCGATTGATCGACCATTTCATCCGACGGGCGTTCCATGCGACTCAAAGTTGCGATTGCTTCGGCAGCATCGAATTCAAACTCATGAGTTGCTAATTGTCTGGCTCCGGAGCGGGGGCAAAGGGCTCGGTCGAGACCCAGAATCCGCACCAACCGTTGTGTCAGATGCTGACAATCGTGTTCGCCCAGCCACTCGGAGAGGACTCGTGCGATCACCGCATAGGTCCTTTCAGGTTTTGCGAGTAGCGCCAGATAGATCTCGGAGCGTCGCTCGTAGGCGACCAGGCGGTCCTGAGCGATTTCTTCGCCGAGTTCCTCGGCGAATTCTTCAAGAAGAGCCGAGAGTATTTTTCGCAGTAGCGGTGCCACCGGGACTGATTCGTCCAGCGCGAGGAATTGGGCCGTCAGGGGCAGGATTTGTCCTCGGGCGAGAACGATATAGGCGGTGATCAGAAAGTAGCCTTCGGCGCCCTCCTGGGCCGAGAAGGTGTGGCAGCCGACGACGTACTCGCCTTTGGCCTTCCCGTAGCCGGCGACGGGAACGGTCTCGAGTTTATATTCCTCGCGGCGGTCGTAGAACTCGGTTCCGGGCAGAAGTGTGTAGCCAAAGATATTGATGTTCGGGAATACACGGAGAAGGCGGTCGAGATTCGTTTCGAATTCGCTCAGGGTATCGCCCGGCAGGCCCCAGATCAGCTCCGCGGCAATCGGGATTCCTTCGTTCGCACATGCCTTGACGACGCGCTCGAAATCGTTGTCGCGCATGTTTTTTCGATTGCTTAGTTCAAGTGCCAGAGGGGTCAGAGTCTGCAAGGCGAGGTGATAATGGGAGAGTAGATTCTCCTCGTGCAGGCGGCGAACAATTCCTTGAACGCGCTTGTTGTGATTTTTGGACCACGAGGTAGCGAATGTTTGCGGCAGGCCTGTGCGCTGACGGAGTTCGATTACCATCTCCGTTTTTTCCGCGTCCTCGCGGAGGGCTCCGAAGTTGGAGTCCGCGAGCCAGAAATCCTTGATGCCGCCAGCCGCCGCCCGTTCGAAATCGCTGCGGATACGATCGAGCGAGAATTGATACATCTTGGTCCCGATGGCTCCTGTGCCCCATTCACAGAAAGCACAGCGGTAAGGGCAGCCACGAGCCGTCTCGTAGGACATTTGCCCGTAAATCGGTTCGCCTGCCTCGTCACGAAGTTCGATAACGTCGAGCGCAGAAGGAAATTCATCCAGAGATTCACGGCGCGGGCGGGTGGGTGTTTTGCGAACCACGCCCTCATCGAGCCAAGCGAGTCCTTCGATTCCGGGCCATTGTTCCGGGGCACTGTCGAGAAGTTCGGCGAAGGTGATCTCGCCCTCGCCGAGGATGATCAGATCGATGGATTCATCGAGCAGAAAATCTTCGGCTCGCTGGACGTGAGGCCCGCCGGCGACGACCAGAAGTTCCGGGACATCTTTTTTCGCGGCCGCGGCGATTTCGAGAAACTCGCCGACATTCCACGTGTAGCAACTCAGCCCCAAAATGGGCCGCTCGCCGCGAGCGACAGCGGCAGTTGCTTGCGCCCTGATTGTTTCCGGCCAGGTCTTGTGGAGCCAGGTCTCGGCCTCCTCTCTCTCAAGAAAATGAACGAGGCTGATCTCAGTCTTTGCGGCGGATGCGCCTTTCTCGAGAAAGAATGCTTTGAGGGCACCTGTGGTCATGGGGGGAGCTTGGAATTGCTCGGTGTCCATACTCAGGAGCCAAACGGGCCTAGAAACCATGCTTCTGAACTGCCAAACGGGAGGCGGAGTCGCAAATCTCGACACAGGGGCAACCTTGGCGTACCCACAGAGATCAGGACGTCCTATGTCCTGAAGGAGAGGCCTAATTGAACATCTGGGACTGGCTACAATTGATTTTGGGCCTCGGATTGCTGGGGATTGGTGGTGAATTCCTGGTCCGAGGAGCATCGCGCCTGGCCCGGGTTCTCGGGATCAGCCCTCTGGTTGTGGGCGTGACGGTGGTCGCGGTGGGTACAAGTGCCCCTGAATTGGCGGTTTCCCTTCACGCGGCCTTTCTCGGGCAGCCTGATGTGTCGATCGGGAACGTGATCGGCTCCAATCTGCTGAATTTGCTTGTGGTCCTCGGCGCTGCCGCTGTTGTGGTTCCACTCGTCGTGGCGCAGCGACTGATTTGGTGGGACATCCCCATCATGATCTTTGCGACGGGCCTGGTCTGGTTCTGCGCGAGGGATGGTCATTTGTCCCGAGTGGACGGGATCGGTTTGTTGGTGGTGTTGGTGAGTTATCTGGTGGCGGCTGTCCGGATCAGCACCGGAGAGTCCGATGCCGTTCGTCAGGAATACGAGAAAGAGTTTTCTGAAGCCGCTGGTCCCGGGTGGGGCGGGATGGGTCGGGAGATCTTCCTGATGGTAGCCGGGCTCTTGTTGCTTGTGGTGGGAGCCGAGATTTTTGTCGAAGGGGCGATCGGAATCGCTCGATCGCTCGGGTTGAGCGAATTGATTATCTCGCTGACCATCGTGGCGGTTGGCACCTCGCTACCGGAACTGGTGACGGCGCTGGTCGCGGCTACCCGCGGGGAGAATGATATCGCGGTCGGGAATGTGGTCGGCTCGAACATCATGAACCTGCTCGCGATTCTGGGTCTTACAGCCTTGATCGCGCCAGGCGGCTTGGCTGTGCCGGCAGCGGTTCTGTCATTCGATCTGCCTGTCTTGTTGCTGGCATCGGTGGCCTGCCTGCCCTTTCTGGGTTCAGGGCATCGGCTTACCCGCCCCGAGGGCATGATTTTTCTTCTGGCGTACGTCGGCTATATCTCCTGGCTCTTCTACTCGCTCTGAGCCGGGCTTTTCTGGCGTCTCGGAGTTGGCTGCCGCACCGCACGCGGGACGTAGAATCCGGGGAATTTACCCACCGCATGGGAGAGCCCTTTCAGAGTGCCAAAGAAAAGATTGACGTTATAGGTCAGCGTCTGCTCTCCGTTCGGGCTCAGCCCCGGATGAGATTTGGGGGCATAGACCACGAAGTTCCCGATGCGGCACATCAGGTTCCGGGCGCGTTGACGCCGAGCGGCCATATCCTGTCGGGTCCGAGCGCTGCGGAGCAGCGGTTTGCCGCAATGCCGTCGTGCGGGCAGGCTCCACGGCGGCGGGACGTGGTAAACGGCGCCGCTATCTTGCCATGGCCCCTCCAATACCTCCGCAGTGAAGCGATGAATATCGTAAGTAAGGCCCTGGATCTGGTAAGTTTCCCAAAGCTGGTCCTGCCGGCGGTCGATCGTGGATTCCGAAGACGCCGGAAGCCCCTGAACCGTGGCCAGTTTCTGGAATTCAAGCGGTGCGGACCACTCCGGCTCATTCTTGTCCGTATGCATCCACCACTCCCACGCCCATGAACCATCAAAATCCTGCAAGGCCGAGACGGGCAGACGCGCGAGGATGGTGGCTGTTTTGCCGGCCGAATCTCTTCGAGAGCCGACGACGATCAGGAATTTTCCTCGTCGCACGACAGCGCTGGTGATGCTGAGGCTCCGCTGGTCCTCAGGCGTACTTTTCCGAAAAGGGAGCGCCCGTTGTCGGACCTCCCATTCTGTCGGTGCGTCGAGTGGGTTGAGGACGTGGAGGAGAACTGCGGCTACGGGAGAAAGTCCACTGGTCGCGGAGTTCTCATTGGCGAGAATGACCAATCCTCCCTCGAGAGAGACTCCGGAGAGGGGCCAGAGGTAGTGGTCGGGGTCGTCTGCGGCGAAAAAGGAAGTGGGGGCGCCGTCGGGTTTTTCCCCCCAGAACCGCTCGATTGGTTGGTAGGACCCGGGCAATCCGCGCAGGACGCCAACCGAATTATGAACGGGACCAGTAGCCTTTCCTTTGAAAATTTCGCGGTCGCAAAACGGCGCGCCTTTGGGACAGTCGGTTTGGAAAGACCCCACCAGCGTATCGCCGAAAAGCCAGATGCGCATATCGTCGGTGATCGGGATGGAGGCTGCCACGTCGCCCCCGAGCCAGGCGCCATTGGGCATGGTGGTCGACGGGTTCAGAATTTTCTGAACGCGGGAGGCGTAGGT contains:
- a CDS encoding putative quinol monooxygenase, whose product is MIHVIATIPVQAGKGEEFEGIFNELGAQVRANEPGCQRYEFCKSLDRPDHYVVVELYADQESFDAHGKTEYFRAAGKKFGGLMAGAPDIQIVVQD
- a CDS encoding chlorite dismutase family protein, which produces MAENDSPANTPLDVHAEGWSVLHIYYRIDRALWTSLDEKEQEEGLEEFMALLVAAEQETDLQVVAQGVIGKADFGLVVIHPKIERVQRLTQEVSATILGACFETVYSYLSISEVSEYQTSTGEFARKLIDEEGLAPATEEFQQKLGAFSERMGHYAKARLYPELPGKDKPVICFYPMSKQRGERFNWYALSLAERKRLMGEHATSGRRYAGRIQQLVTSSTGIDDWEWGVTLFSKDLKAIRDIVYELRYDEGSTFYGLFGEFYIGVRIEPLDLAKALQL
- a CDS encoding DUF4079 family protein, coding for MISNVDRLMAYIHPIIGLIALALLLRAASFGLRSRERRGEHLRPRHAQAAPLAYGVTLLAFFMGIVSTWLWRPDLDIASGWHFRIGVAVIVLLSTGALLSRRVPEDPRARTLHPLIGMIALLLAALQVFFGMPLLRF
- a CDS encoding radical SAM protein — translated: MTTGALKAFFLEKGASAAKTEISLVHFLEREEAETWLHKTWPETIRAQATAAVARGERPILGLSCYTWNVGEFLEIAAAAKKDVPELLVVAGGPHVQRAEDFLLDESIDLIILGEGEITFAELLDSAPEQWPGIEGLAWLDEGVVRKTPTRPRRESLDEFPSALDVIELRDEAGEPIYGQMSYETARGCPYRCAFCEWGTGAIGTKMYQFSLDRIRSDFERAAAGGIKDFWLADSNFGALREDAEKTEMVIELRQRTGLPQTFATSWSKNHNKRVQGIVRRLHEENLLSHYHLALQTLTPLALELSNRKNMRDNDFERVVKACANEGIPIAAELIWGLPGDTLSEFETNLDRLLRVFPNINIFGYTLLPGTEFYDRREEYKLETVPVAGYGKAKGEYVVGCHTFSAQEGAEGYFLITAYIVLARGQILPLTAQFLALDESVPVAPLLRKILSALLEEFAEELGEEIAQDRLVAYERRSEIYLALLAKPERTYAVIARVLSEWLGEHDCQHLTQRLVRILGLDRALCPRSGARQLATHEFEFDAAEAIATLSRMERPSDEMVDQSAPVAIEIEYPGGVGEVLHDPDGGSWVRGQLKTNS
- the rnhA gene encoding ribonuclease HI; translation: MYTDGSCHGNPGPGGWGAILKWEGRERELSGGADATTNNQMELMAVIEGLKALRESCDVEVFTDSKYVMDGMKSWIHGWKKRGWKTANKQPVKNIEYWQSLDREVARHTVTWTWVKGHSGHPENERADLLANEQASRHG
- a CDS encoding calcium/sodium antiporter codes for the protein MNIWDWLQLILGLGLLGIGGEFLVRGASRLARVLGISPLVVGVTVVAVGTSAPELAVSLHAAFLGQPDVSIGNVIGSNLLNLLVVLGAAAVVVPLVVAQRLIWWDIPIMIFATGLVWFCARDGHLSRVDGIGLLVVLVSYLVAAVRISTGESDAVRQEYEKEFSEAAGPGWGGMGREIFLMVAGLLLLVVGAEIFVEGAIGIARSLGLSELIISLTIVAVGTSLPELVTALVAATRGENDIAVGNVVGSNIMNLLAILGLTALIAPGGLAVPAAVLSFDLPVLLLASVACLPFLGSGHRLTRPEGMIFLLAYVGYISWLFYSL